GGACGACAAGAATTCGAATGCGTTCATCGTTGATTTCGGCAATTATCCGGTAGTCTCCAACGCGGTACCGCCAAAGTTTGCGATACCTGGTTCCCCGCATGGCACGCCCAAGTTGACGAGGATTTCGCATCCTGGCCAATCGGACCTCCAGGTAATCCCGAAGCCACTGTTGAGTCTGCCGACTCTGTTTTCGAATGGATTTCTGAACACTCTCAGCATACTCAACCTTCCAGGTCACGCCACATCTCTTCGGAAGTTACGACTTTCTCGTCTCCATTGCGAACCCGTTCCAACACCTGTTCCGCCAGATGCAGGTCCTCCATTTCCTCGATCTTCTCGAGGATGGCTTCACGGGCGTAGGCGCTTTTGGTTTGGCCTGCCTC
This window of the Acidobacteriota bacterium genome carries:
- a CDS encoding DUF6290 family protein, producing MLSIRIPEEIDARLERLAKEAGQTKSAYAREAILEKIEEMEDLHLAEQVLERVRNGDEKVVTSEEMWRDLEG
- a CDS encoding type II toxin-antitoxin system RelE/ParE family toxin; protein product: MTWKVEYAESVQKSIRKQSRQTQQWLRDYLEVRLARMRNPRQLGRAMRGTRYRKLWRYRVGDYRIIAEINDERIRILVVRIAHRRGAYRSQIH